DNA sequence from the Cohnella herbarum genome:
GATCTGCTCGGCGCTCTTGAAGTCGGTTGCCGTTGCTTTGACACGAATGTGGTAGGTACCTGCCATCAGGTTCGTAATTTCCGTTCCCGTTACATCCGTCCAAGCACCTGCTGATAATTGATACTCCATGCCTGCCGTTACGCCTGTAATCGTCCCATCGCCACCGATGGTTGTCGGATTCACGCCTACTGCAGTCGGAGTGCCGGGTCTTGCTGGAATAACCAGGTTTTGTCCAGCGCTATCAATCGTCGATGTCCCGTTGCCCTTCTTCACGATAGCAATCGTCGTTCCGATGTAGCCTGCAACATCCAGCTTGCCGCTAACTGGAGATACCGGTGCGCCATCGAACGTATAGTTGCCGCCCACTTCGAAGCCTGTCAACTTTTCATTGGCATAATCGATCGCGATATTAGGCGTGGCTTCTTTCCATATCGCAGTCAACCCCAAACCGTTCGTATAGGTGACTGTATCTCCGGCATTGTAGGTTTTGCTTGTGTCGCCTGTTTGTTGCCATTTGTAAAAGGTCATATTAGCCGGCGGAGTCAAGCCAGTGCCGCTTGGCGCTGTGAAATGACCTCCAGCGCTGATGATGTAAATCATGTTTTCTCCGTTGACACTTCCGTCGCCAAGCTCAAGGGCGACAGCTTGCAGTCCATCAGGACCCAGCGCCCCAACATTCAGGACTTCAAGGACGGGCCGGAATCCGTATGCAGCATGGACGTGATCCGCTTGGGCGCCAATCGCATTGCGCACAGCCGTGCCTCCTCTCGAGAGGCGGACCCCCGGGTTTATCGTATTCGTATCCTGCCCCCAGGAGAGTTTGGACCAGTTTTTTATCAAGGAACTATTTTTATCTAAAATTTGATCCCATTCATTATTAGTTGGTGAGCCAGTACCCGTGCTATTACCCACACTCAGAGATCGCAATTTGTAGTTGGTATCATAGGTTTTGCCGAAGATAAGGCCGTTCGCATTCAGCGTATTCCACGATATAGAATAGCTCAGGGCATAATCCGGCGCAAAAAGGTTGCGATTGCTTGCCATAGCCGTCTCCGATGCGTTTGAATGGCCACTGCTTGAACTGTCAAGACTATACGCGTTGACTGTTCCCGCATAGGTGAACGGTACATAGTGCAGGGTAGTATCGGGCACAGCTGTGTTCACTGTACCGATATGATCCGCTTCGCTGGATAGGTCGAAATAGTAGGTTTGTCCTGTTGGGAGAGAAAAATCTTCGCCCGTGGCAAACGCCATCGTTGGCAGCATGGGCAACATGGGCAGCACCATGCACGCCGAGAGCAGCAGACTGCTCATTCGTTTCCCTATTTTTTTCATTGCATTGTTACCTCCAGAATGTGAGATTCGTATTTTATTCAGGATTCCGCTTTTCTATCAAAAAAATTATACTAACCGTTCGACCATAAAACTCTTAATGAAATCTTAAAAGATGCGGAAACATCGCCAATGTATGGCTAGCGACCGTACAGTCTTACTCGTCTTGTCTGATCCGGTTCAAATAGCTTTGCCGTATGCGAAAGAGGCAGTTGCCATCGGCAACTGCCTCTTAATCGGTCTGAAACTCATTAATTTTCTGAGTGCCTTTGTTTTAACATCCGGTTTAGGCGCCCCGTTTGTCCCCTTCTTATAAATTTATGGTAAACTATTTAAATATTTGACAAACCGCAGTTCCCCCCATCGTTACCTCCATATTAAGAATTGAACGCGATGCGAGTCAAATATACTAGAGCAAGATGCGCTGCCGCCTGTTTGAATGGTCGCAAGTACCCAAATGGGTGCAGCTCTCCTAGTGAAAGGAATTGGCTATGTGAAAAAGAGAAAGACGCTAACCTTAATTATGATCGCTATCACTCTCTTGACAACATACTTTGTTCTTAGCTCCTTACGTATATTCGACTCCGATACATTCGCTGCGAAAAATGGTGTTCTTTCATTACAGCATTGGGATCGGCAGGATGAAAAAATTATTGCGCTTGATGGAGAATGGGACTTCTATCCAGATGAATTAATCGTGCCAAGTCCGAATGAGGATGTATTTGAACGTTATAAGAACCAACGCCAATCCATTCCAGTACCTACAGCGTGGGATCGCTATAGAACTGAGAACGCTACTCCTTATGGGACAGGTACGTATCGCTTGCTTATTCATGTTCCGGAGGATGACCGTTACGGTGTAAAGCTGAATACGATTCGAAATGCCAACAAAGTGTATTTAAACGGGGAAGAGCTTGGCTCAGCAGGTGTTCCTTCAAAAAGCACCGAAGAATATCGCTTCGATTACAAAAAGTATGTCGTGCTGGGAAATAGTAATAATAAACAAATAGAGCTTGTTATTCTAGTTGCCAATTATGACTATGCCGTTGGCGGGATTGTCAGTTCGCTCCATTTCGGTCTAGCCGATCAAATATTAGCCAAACAAGGCCGTGAAAAATTCCTTGAAGCCTTTCTCATTTCCGGTTATTTGCTGTTTTCATTCATATACGTTACAACATATTTACAACATAAACGGAAATTCCGGTATGAGCTTTATTTCAGTCTATTCAGTTTAGCGCAAGCTGTACATATATCAACGATAAATGAAAGATGGATCTACTTACAATTTCCGGAGCTCAGCCCATCCTCACAACTAGGAATTCAAGCCATTTCACTTACACTTTTCGTATTGTTTTTCCTACTATTTGTTTATCATTTCTTCAACATGTCCGCCAGCAAAAGGATCGTCACTGCATTAAGTGCAATGTTAGGATTTCAAGCTTTGGCAGTGTGTGTGTTAAGCATGACTATTGATTTAATGGTAAAGGTTCCATTTCCGCTCATTCAACTCATTGTTTCAGGGACTACCGCTATTGGATATGTGTATATTTTTATTATGCTGCTAAAAGCCTATAAACAAAAAACGGATGAATCCGACTATGTGCTGATCATTGTTTTTACTTTTGCTGTTTATGGTGCTCTACTTGCAGTTGTCCTGCTATTTGAAGTGGATATCGAAATGCCGTCGCTTCTTTTGTTTCTAATTATGGTGATGAGCTTAGCGCTATTAATGAGTCACCGTTCTCAGCGGGCATATAATAAAGTGGAGGAACTGTCTAATGAATTGCTTGAATTCGACCGGATAAAGGACGAATTTCTAGTCAAAACATCACATGAGCTCGGCTCTCCACTTCACGGTATCATGAATCTCACTCAATCACTGCTGGAGGGCGTAGAGGGGCCTTTAAAAAGGAAACAGCAAGAAAGCGTTATTTTGATACACTCGGTTAGTAGAAGATTGACAGGCTTGGTTAAGGATCTTTTATTTATTTCCAAAATAAAGCAAGGTGAGGTGTCTTTTACATCCAGACCAGTCGAAATTCGAATTATTGAGGAAGTGCTCGCTGAGATTGCCTATGTCATGCCGCCCGCTCTGCCTGTTCAACTGATCAATTCGATTCCAGATAATTTGCCGCTTGTCTACACCGATGAGCAAAAGCTAAAGCAAGTTTTCTTTAATCTGATCTATAATGCGATTAAATTCACCAAGCAGGGAACGATCACGATCTCAGCTCAAATCATAGAGGATCAGATGCACATATCGGTTGAGGATACGGGACCAGGTATTGCTACAGAGTACCAAGACCTCATATTTACAACCTTTTATCAAGTTGAAAGCAGCCGGATCAGGGAATCAGAAGGACTTGGCTTGGGATTAAGCATTACCAAGAAAATTGTGGAGAGTGCAGGCGGACGTATTTGGGTAACTTCTGAAATAGGTAAAGGCTCATGCTTCACCTTCACGCTCCCACTGGCTACTAAGCAGCAGCTATTAGGTCATAATGAAATAAACAATCACGAAATGAACCAACAAGTTACGTTTACCCAAATGAAAAATCGGGAGATGGAGCAGTCGCAGGTTATCCTCCCTACAAAAGTGGAAGGATCAAATCCATATACGATATTAGTTGTAGATGACGAGCCTGCCAACTTGAAGGTGCTTATTAATATGCTTCATTCGCTTCATTATAGCGTAATTGCAGTAGGCAGCGGGCAGGAAGCACTCGACATCATTGAAACGGAAAAGGTGGATCTATTAATATTAGATTTAATGATGCCCCGTATGACGGGATATGAGGTTTGCAAAACGATCAGACAGGAGCATGACTTAGTAGATTTGCCTGTCATCATATTAACAGCAGCAGGACAATTGTCTGATTTAGTTGTATCCTTCCAATTAGGAGCCAATGATTACTTGCAAAAGCCTGTTAATTTGAAGGAATTAGAGATGCGAATCGAGTCCTTATTATTAATGAAACAATCAGCGCAGGATGCAGTGGAGCATGAACTCAACTACTTTTACGCTCAGATTAAACCGCATTTTTTATACAACACACTCAGTGCGATTACTGCGCTAAGTTGGTCTGACCAGGAAAAAACCCAAATTGCATTAGAACATCTTTCTACCTATTTCCGAGGAAAGCTGGATTACCAGAAGCAGCGCTCACTCGTCCCTTTGGAGGAAGAAATACAATTAGTGATGGCTTACTTAGCGATAGAACAATTGCGCTTCGAAGAAAGGCTTCATATCGAATATAATATCGACGAAACGATTCAAACCTATATCCCTGCAATGACGCTTCAGCCGCTAGTGGAAAATGCTGTTACTCACGGGATAACCAAAAGTATTAAAGGTGGAACTCTGCGTCTTACTATCGAGCGGGAACAGCAGTATATCAAAATTACGATAGAGGATAACGGTGTCGGGATTCCTCTAGAAAAGCAGCAAGAGCTAATGCGTGGTCGAAGTGAGCGATTGGGCTTCACAAATCCATTTAGAAAGCTTTCACTTATTAAAGGAGCTCATTTTCAAATGAACAGTGAAGTGGGCAAAGGGACAACGATCATCATTCATATGCTCGAGATCAAAGACAATTGAATTAGCGATAGGAGACGTTTCCATCCGTCCTCCTTCTGCTCCTCAAACGGATCGGAATTAATTCAATTGGATTAAAGAGGCATTGGAAAGACAACATACCAGCCTCTTCTATTAATCTTCACAGTGCAGTAGGTCATAGCAATATACAGCATTGTATTTCCTATTAGTAATTCCGAATACCCCATCATCCCGATGTAAGCCCGCCAACGGCGCTTACCGACTATATCTGTTCAACAACGTTGACCATCCATACCGACGCGCCTTTGTCACGATGAAGCCGATCGTTGCGGACACGAGCGTCCAAGAAGATCAGCAGCAGTCGTACTCATACGATTCTTGTTAGTTCACTGTTAATTACTCGATGTGCAGCAACATAACGATCTTTCGGACTTATCCCAAACGATGCAAATTGAACTTTCAATTGATTTGTAATAAATTGGACTTCATACTGCTTCGCATTTCCCACAAAAAAGCTATTGAATGTGGATTCATTCGGTTTCACGATAAATGCAACGTCATGAATCAATTTTTTCTTTCCGTTTAATGCGTACACTTTGATTCTTACTCTGGCATTCTTATGTTGATGTTGGTTTAGCGAGTTCACAACAATATCTTTAGATACAGTTTTGTCTTTCTCTGTAAGGTTATTTAGCGGTCCAGTCGAATATTTACGAATCATACAAACTCTCCCTTTATTAAATAAGATTTTATGATCAAGTCATGTCACTGGTTGTGAATATCTTATTCAATCAAGGGTTTATCTGACTGGACGAGACAGATGACTATGCCATTTGGCCGAATTGGCGTCCCCCCTCCTGCTCCGCAAACGGATCGGACATCAACGCAATCGCCAGCCTCGCTCCATCACGCATCCCCTGCAAATTTAATTGACCTCACCTCTCCCCACAAACAAGCTTTATCGATTGCCTTGCTCCCTCTCAACCGTTTTGTGAACATAAAATCGGGTAACTAGCTCGTCGAGCTTGCGACTTTGGGCCAAAACTGTTTCATTCGTTGCAAGCGGAATTCCCTTCGCTAGCGATTCTTGACCAAGTTTGTTTATTGCGTGCTACTTCTGCTGTCCGTGCGGATAAAATATATACGTTCTCGAATCAAATTGTTATTAAAAAATTCGGACACCTAAAATCCCA
Encoded proteins:
- a CDS encoding ATP-binding protein, translated to MKKRKTLTLIMIAITLLTTYFVLSSLRIFDSDTFAAKNGVLSLQHWDRQDEKIIALDGEWDFYPDELIVPSPNEDVFERYKNQRQSIPVPTAWDRYRTENATPYGTGTYRLLIHVPEDDRYGVKLNTIRNANKVYLNGEELGSAGVPSKSTEEYRFDYKKYVVLGNSNNKQIELVILVANYDYAVGGIVSSLHFGLADQILAKQGREKFLEAFLISGYLLFSFIYVTTYLQHKRKFRYELYFSLFSLAQAVHISTINERWIYLQFPELSPSSQLGIQAISLTLFVLFFLLFVYHFFNMSASKRIVTALSAMLGFQALAVCVLSMTIDLMVKVPFPLIQLIVSGTTAIGYVYIFIMLLKAYKQKTDESDYVLIIVFTFAVYGALLAVVLLFEVDIEMPSLLLFLIMVMSLALLMSHRSQRAYNKVEELSNELLEFDRIKDEFLVKTSHELGSPLHGIMNLTQSLLEGVEGPLKRKQQESVILIHSVSRRLTGLVKDLLFISKIKQGEVSFTSRPVEIRIIEEVLAEIAYVMPPALPVQLINSIPDNLPLVYTDEQKLKQVFFNLIYNAIKFTKQGTITISAQIIEDQMHISVEDTGPGIATEYQDLIFTTFYQVESSRIRESEGLGLGLSITKKIVESAGGRIWVTSEIGKGSCFTFTLPLATKQQLLGHNEINNHEMNQQVTFTQMKNREMEQSQVILPTKVEGSNPYTILVVDDEPANLKVLINMLHSLHYSVIAVGSGQEALDIIETEKVDLLILDLMMPRMTGYEVCKTIRQEHDLVDLPVIILTAAGQLSDLVVSFQLGANDYLQKPVNLKELEMRIESLLLMKQSAQDAVEHELNYFYAQIKPHFLYNTLSAITALSWSDQEKTQIALEHLSTYFRGKLDYQKQRSLVPLEEEIQLVMAYLAIEQLRFEERLHIEYNIDETIQTYIPAMTLQPLVENAVTHGITKSIKGGTLRLTIEREQQYIKITIEDNGVGIPLEKQQELMRGRSERLGFTNPFRKLSLIKGAHFQMNSEVGKGTTIIIHMLEIKDN